In a genomic window of Gloeocapsopsis dulcis:
- a CDS encoding PspA/IM30 family protein, giving the protein MGLFDRISRVLKANLNDMVSKAEDPEKMLEQSLIEMQEDLVQLRQSVAQAIAAQKRTEQQYNQGQNEANKWQRNAQLALQKGDENLARQALERKKNYAETANALRGSLDQQTSQIDSLKKNLIALESKISEAKTKKDMLKARISAAKAQEQLQGAVGRMGTSSAMAAFERMEEKVMLQEARAQSAAELAGDNLESQFAALEAGSDVDDELAALKAQMSLPGGSPQQASLPPSAEQSSPQSEQVVDAELEQLKKQLDQL; this is encoded by the coding sequence ATGGGATTATTTGATCGAATCAGTCGGGTTCTCAAGGCTAACCTCAACGACATGGTTAGCAAGGCAGAAGACCCTGAAAAAATGTTAGAACAGTCCCTGATAGAAATGCAGGAAGACTTAGTTCAACTACGTCAGAGTGTCGCCCAAGCGATCGCAGCACAAAAACGCACTGAGCAACAATATAATCAAGGTCAAAATGAAGCAAATAAGTGGCAGCGTAATGCCCAACTAGCACTGCAAAAAGGCGATGAAAATTTGGCACGCCAAGCACTTGAACGCAAGAAAAATTATGCAGAAACTGCCAATGCCTTACGCGGTAGCCTGGATCAGCAAACAAGTCAAATTGACTCACTCAAGAAAAACTTAATTGCTTTAGAAAGTAAAATTTCTGAAGCTAAAACGAAGAAAGATATGCTCAAGGCACGCATTAGCGCAGCTAAAGCACAAGAACAACTTCAAGGTGCTGTTGGCAGAATGGGAACCAGTAGTGCCATGGCAGCATTTGAACGGATGGAAGAAAAAGTAATGCTGCAAGAAGCCCGCGCCCAATCAGCAGCTGAGTTGGCGGGTGATAATCTTGAAAGTCAGTTTGCGGCTTTAGAAGCCGGAAGTGATGTTGATGATGAATTAGCAGCCCTCAAAGCGCAAATGTCCCTTCCAGGAGGTTCACCGCAACAAGCATCGCTACCACCATCGGCTGAACAATCGTCTCCTCAATCTGAACAAGTTGTTGACGCAGAATTGGAGCAACTGAAAAAACAGCTAGATCAACTATAA
- a CDS encoding thioredoxin family protein: MSSVTAISDKEFETEVLQATQPVLVYFWASWCGPCRLMSPTIDWAATTYSGLKVVKMEVDPNPETVKQYQVEGVPALRLFQDQEVLEATEGVIPKQKLIDILESHLST, translated from the coding sequence ATGAGCAGCGTCACTGCAATATCAGATAAAGAATTTGAAACCGAAGTCTTGCAAGCAACCCAGCCAGTATTAGTTTACTTTTGGGCTTCCTGGTGTGGTCCTTGTCGTTTAATGTCACCAACAATTGATTGGGCAGCAACAACTTATAGCGGCCTGAAAGTTGTCAAAATGGAAGTAGACCCCAACCCTGAAACTGTCAAGCAGTATCAAGTTGAAGGTGTACCTGCACTGCGACTCTTTCAAGATCAAGAAGTGCTAGAAGCTACCGAGGGTGTTATTCCCAAACAAAAATTGATCGATATTTTAGAAAGTCACTTGTCTACATAA
- a CDS encoding response regulator codes for MSSYQESSTDDAGDVIPSSTTRTKILIVEDNDLNRQMLDDYLSFCGYEILSLADGTCFFQKMAEFQPQLVLLDLKLPDIDGYSLLEKIQQRNDWRHLPIFVVSAFAFSADQQRALRLGAKRYFVKPVNLTELKQAISKELSAFNQ; via the coding sequence GTGAGCAGCTATCAGGAAAGTTCTACAGATGACGCAGGTGATGTAATTCCATCCTCTACTACCCGTACCAAAATTCTCATCGTAGAGGATAATGATTTGAATCGCCAAATGCTTGATGATTATCTAAGTTTTTGTGGTTATGAGATATTAAGTTTAGCCGATGGCACTTGCTTTTTTCAAAAAATGGCAGAGTTTCAACCCCAACTTGTTTTGCTGGACTTAAAGTTACCAGATATTGATGGATATAGCTTACTTGAGAAAATTCAGCAAAGGAACGACTGGCGGCATCTTCCCATATTTGTTGTTTCTGCCTTTGCTTTCAGTGCAGATCAACAACGTGCATTAAGGTTAGGAGCAAAACGATATTTTGTTAAGCCAGTGAATTTGACAGAGCTAAAACAAGCGATTAGCAAAGAATTATCGGCTTTTAATCAATAA
- a CDS encoding LL-diaminopimelate aminotransferase, producing the protein MEFAKRLEYLQTNVFADMDQAKARAAADGKDLIDLSLGSSDLPAAPHVLDAIAQSLPDRSTHGYLLFHGTRAFREAAASWYTQKFGIPVDPETEVLPLIGSQEGTAHLPLAVLNPGDFALLLDPGYPSHAGGVYLASGQVYPMPLREENGFLPVFADIPAPVLAQSRMMVLSYPHNPTSAIAPLAFFQEAVAFCQQHNLVLVHDFPYVDLVFTQKTQNARSLAPSIFQADPEKSLSIEFFTLSKSYNMGGFRVGYAIGNVKLIRALRQVKAAVDFNQYRGILNGAIAALTGSQTQVATVVDTFRQRRDAFINALHRINWQVPTPDATMYVWAKLPKSQDDSIKFCTQLVEATGVAASPGAGFGKFGEGYVRFALVHDPTILETSVDRIEMFLHSL; encoded by the coding sequence ATGGAGTTCGCCAAGCGTTTAGAATATCTCCAAACAAATGTCTTTGCAGATATGGATCAAGCAAAGGCAAGGGCAGCCGCAGATGGAAAAGACTTGATTGACTTGTCATTAGGATCTTCAGATCTTCCAGCCGCACCCCATGTTCTTGATGCGATCGCTCAATCTTTGCCAGATCGCAGCACTCACGGTTATTTGCTATTTCACGGTACGCGGGCATTTCGGGAAGCCGCCGCAAGTTGGTATACTCAAAAGTTTGGGATTCCTGTCGATCCGGAAACCGAAGTCCTACCGTTGATTGGTTCTCAAGAGGGTACAGCACATTTACCACTTGCGGTATTAAATCCAGGTGATTTTGCTTTGTTACTCGATCCTGGCTATCCTTCACACGCTGGTGGCGTTTACTTAGCAAGTGGTCAAGTTTACCCCATGCCACTCAGGGAAGAAAATGGATTTTTGCCAGTATTTGCAGATATTCCGGCTCCCGTACTCGCACAGTCACGGATGATGGTACTAAGCTATCCCCATAATCCCACAAGTGCGATCGCTCCTTTGGCATTCTTTCAAGAAGCTGTTGCGTTTTGTCAACAGCACAATCTTGTCTTAGTCCATGATTTTCCTTATGTCGATCTCGTCTTTACTCAAAAAACTCAAAATGCCCGATCGCTAGCACCCTCAATTTTCCAAGCCGATCCCGAAAAATCCTTATCAATTGAGTTCTTTACACTCTCCAAGTCATACAATATGGGCGGTTTTCGTGTTGGGTATGCGATCGGCAATGTGAAGCTGATTCGGGCACTACGCCAGGTCAAAGCTGCAGTTGATTTTAACCAATATCGCGGAATTTTAAATGGCGCGATCGCTGCTCTAACTGGTTCGCAGACTCAAGTTGCAACGGTAGTCGATACTTTCCGGCAGCGACGTGATGCGTTTATTAATGCTTTGCATCGCATCAACTGGCAAGTTCCTACTCCAGATGCCACAATGTATGTCTGGGCAAAGCTACCCAAATCACAGGACGATTCTATCAAGTTTTGTACTCAACTGGTTGAAGCTACAGGTGTCGCCGCCTCTCCTGGTGCTGGCTTTGGTAAATTTGGCGAAGGTTATGTCCGATTTGCTTTAGTACATGACCCTACTATATTAGAAACATCTGTTGACCGAATTGAAATGTTTTTACATTCTCTTTAA
- a CDS encoding PspA/IM30 family protein: MGLIDRIGRVFRANVNSLVNNAEDPEKILEQTVSQMQDDLVQLRQAVASAIATQKRTERQAQQAQFTAEEWYRRAQLALQQGNDTLAREALTKRKSYQETATAMQAQIEQQNSIVARMKKDMQTLESKIYEAKTKKDMYIARARSAQATARLNETLGGVNTSKSLGAFERMEEKVMQLEAQSDLIAEMGTDDLEKQFDALAAGDGIDDELAQMKAQLTGTQNPPQLPGSPTKDRDIERRE; encoded by the coding sequence ATGGGACTGATTGACCGCATCGGGCGGGTATTTAGAGCGAATGTCAATTCTTTAGTCAACAACGCAGAAGATCCAGAAAAAATTTTAGAGCAAACAGTCTCACAGATGCAGGACGATCTGGTACAACTGCGACAAGCGGTAGCAAGTGCGATCGCCACGCAAAAACGCACAGAACGCCAAGCACAACAAGCACAATTTACTGCTGAAGAATGGTATCGCCGCGCTCAACTAGCATTACAACAAGGAAACGATACCTTAGCCCGCGAAGCTTTGACAAAGCGCAAGTCTTATCAAGAAACTGCCACTGCCATGCAAGCGCAAATCGAGCAACAAAATTCCATAGTAGCTCGCATGAAAAAGGATATGCAGACGCTAGAAAGCAAGATATATGAGGCAAAAACTAAAAAAGATATGTATATTGCACGAGCGCGTTCTGCACAAGCAACAGCAAGACTCAATGAAACTCTAGGCGGAGTTAATACTAGTAAATCATTAGGAGCTTTTGAACGCATGGAAGAAAAAGTCATGCAACTCGAAGCCCAATCAGATCTCATCGCCGAAATGGGAACCGACGACTTAGAAAAACAATTTGATGCTCTCGCAGCGGGTGATGGTATTGATGACGAACTCGCGCAAATGAAAGCACAGCTTACAGGAACGCAAAATCCGCCTCAGTTACCTGGTTCTCCTACTAAAGATAGAGATATCGAGCGTAGGGAATAG